In the Geobacter sp. FeAm09 genome, one interval contains:
- a CDS encoding ABC transporter substrate-binding protein, producing the protein MKTLSITALLSLLLMTMSSAGAADITDMHGRKVQVSARVQKVLCASPPVTYLLYTIDPALVAGLNLPVDDKLRRFIRPETANKPVVGAFGGGQGRNFNSEVLLAVKPDLIVAWPPRSAAPKIEQMLAKFNIPLATISLDTMDEYPTAYEFLGEALGRQERCRVLAEYFRTELRKLKAFSAGIPANKRVSVYFAEERDGLLTVSADSVHSEAVALAGGRNVHKGASLNRRGKDRVSLEQVLAYDPEVIIAQDPTFFNAVYKDSRWARIRAVRNHRVYLAPNAPFNWLDQPPSFLRLLGAKWLAHTLYPSSFKTNITAETRHFFNLFWGSRLSEQDVRTMLAL; encoded by the coding sequence ATGAAAACGCTGTCGATTACAGCCCTGCTGTCGCTTCTTCTCATGACGATGTCATCGGCGGGAGCGGCCGACATCACCGATATGCACGGTCGCAAGGTCCAGGTGTCGGCCCGGGTGCAAAAGGTGCTGTGCGCTTCCCCGCCGGTCACGTACCTGTTGTATACCATAGACCCCGCGCTGGTGGCGGGGCTCAATCTTCCCGTGGACGATAAACTGCGCCGCTTCATTCGTCCGGAAACGGCGAACAAGCCCGTTGTCGGAGCCTTCGGCGGCGGACAGGGAAGAAACTTCAATTCCGAGGTCCTGCTGGCCGTCAAGCCGGATCTCATCGTTGCCTGGCCCCCCCGCTCGGCAGCCCCGAAGATCGAGCAGATGCTTGCCAAATTCAATATCCCCCTGGCCACCATTTCACTCGACACCATGGATGAGTATCCGACCGCTTACGAATTTCTTGGGGAAGCGCTTGGCCGCCAGGAAAGATGTAGAGTACTTGCGGAATATTTCCGGACGGAATTGAGGAAACTGAAGGCCTTTTCTGCCGGAATCCCCGCCAACAAGCGAGTCTCCGTCTATTTCGCCGAAGAAAGGGATGGACTGCTTACGGTGTCTGCCGATTCGGTGCACTCGGAGGCCGTCGCCCTGGCCGGGGGCAGGAACGTCCATAAGGGTGCATCCCTAAATCGCCGCGGGAAAGACCGGGTTTCCCTGGAGCAGGTGCTTGCCTACGACCCCGAGGTGATCATCGCCCAGGACCCGACATTCTTTAACGCCGTCTACAAGGACTCCCGTTGGGCACGGATCAGGGCCGTCCGCAATCACCGGGTGTATCTGGCCCCCAACGCTCCGTTCAATTGGCTGGACCAGCCGCCGTCATTCCTGCGCTTGCTGGGGGCGAAATGGCTGGCTCACACGCTCTATCCGAGCAGCTTCAAGACGAATATTACCGCCGAGACCCGTCATTTCTTCAATCTTTTCTGGGGCAGCAGGCTGAGTGAACAAGATGTGCGCACCATGCTCGCGCTGTGA
- a CDS encoding TonB-dependent receptor translates to MKNKLLAPTALWLALLLPAPLFAMGSPEDQSEDIFNLGKASVTATTMSPIEAGETVHEISAAQIKNTNARTLDEALVLLSDVNVKVGTDGVPRIEIRGFKARDILVLLDGVPINSAFDQQFDPSIIPVDSIEKIKVTTGASSVLYGTGGLGGVINIITKKGQPGARGTLGFESGDGAPYLAKASLSGAKGKFDYFLSGSGYHRDNFPLAKPVTTATEYNGKTDAIEPVENSGYRKNSDNTRNNAFLNLGYTPSSELHLALTGNYVEGGYGKPASAINNTFDPFAPTPQYARVDNYQGFMLQLAADYSPSDVLDVRSRIFYNRIAQDNNRYDNENYNSFGDEKVPGSYHLRNAGVKTGVSLQPRYDFGTAGALTLGLLGGWDTWTSSGEKKPGGYVYQNVPGSGAGSAPYLLSSVSDHHEVYLCSTSFEYEVTLPKGIGLAVGYGHHWQIREDRTLQEDSVSVGLHYDLYRATRLKGAFMRNVRFPTMSELYMHPTNNPKLLPEIVYHYQLGIEQKLPWKSLFKVNGFYSDLHNFIGLKQSGLTQDEGYVPYNVNFSLYSFYGFETSLETAFMQNLQMKLNYTLNVSRDFSLSSRDDVQYVPMHKLVLTGRYDFDFGLTPFVSVVYVGHSAVYTKPSGNTQLTEQVFWKRYMGDYAVANLKVSQKLFKDKATLYIGVDNVLDKDYEDTYGIPRAGRYIYGGFEYRFSL, encoded by the coding sequence TTGAAAAACAAGCTGCTCGCACCTACGGCCCTGTGGCTGGCCCTGCTTCTTCCCGCACCGCTGTTTGCGATGGGGAGCCCCGAAGACCAGAGCGAGGATATCTTCAATCTCGGAAAAGCTTCGGTGACGGCAACAACAATGTCCCCCATCGAAGCGGGGGAGACCGTGCATGAAATAAGTGCCGCCCAGATTAAGAACACCAATGCGCGCACCCTCGACGAGGCGCTGGTGCTGCTGTCGGACGTAAACGTCAAGGTGGGGACGGATGGCGTGCCCCGCATCGAAATCAGGGGGTTCAAGGCACGGGACATCCTGGTGTTGCTGGACGGCGTGCCGATCAATTCCGCCTTCGATCAGCAGTTCGATCCATCGATCATTCCGGTCGACAGTATCGAGAAAATCAAGGTGACGACCGGGGCCAGTTCCGTCCTGTACGGCACCGGCGGCCTCGGCGGCGTGATCAACATCATCACCAAAAAGGGTCAGCCGGGAGCGCGGGGAACGCTCGGTTTCGAATCGGGCGACGGTGCGCCGTACCTGGCCAAGGCCAGCCTTTCCGGGGCCAAGGGAAAATTCGACTATTTCCTGAGCGGCAGCGGCTATCACCGGGACAATTTTCCCCTCGCCAAACCGGTAACCACCGCCACGGAATACAACGGCAAGACCGATGCAATAGAGCCGGTGGAAAACTCCGGATACCGCAAGAACAGCGACAACACCCGGAACAACGCTTTCCTGAACCTGGGGTACACCCCCAGCAGCGAACTGCACCTTGCGCTCACCGGCAATTATGTGGAGGGGGGATACGGAAAACCGGCCAGCGCCATCAACAACACCTTCGACCCCTTCGCCCCGACGCCGCAGTACGCTCGGGTGGACAATTACCAGGGGTTCATGCTGCAACTCGCCGCCGATTACAGCCCCAGCGATGTCCTGGATGTACGCTCGCGCATCTTCTACAACCGGATCGCCCAGGACAACAACCGCTACGACAATGAAAACTACAATTCCTTTGGTGACGAGAAGGTACCCGGTTCCTACCATCTGAGGAACGCGGGGGTCAAAACCGGGGTATCCCTGCAGCCCAGATACGATTTCGGCACAGCAGGGGCGTTAACCCTGGGCCTTCTGGGAGGATGGGATACCTGGACCTCCTCCGGCGAAAAGAAACCGGGTGGCTATGTCTATCAGAATGTTCCCGGCTCGGGTGCCGGAAGTGCTCCTTACCTGCTTTCCTCGGTTTCGGATCATCATGAGGTTTACCTCTGCTCGACCTCCTTCGAGTACGAGGTAACGCTGCCGAAAGGCATCGGGCTTGCCGTGGGGTACGGCCATCACTGGCAGATCAGGGAGGACCGGACCCTTCAGGAAGACAGCGTCTCCGTCGGCCTGCATTACGACCTGTACCGAGCAACCAGGCTCAAGGGCGCCTTCATGAGAAATGTTCGTTTCCCCACCATGAGCGAGTTGTACATGCATCCCACCAACAACCCGAAACTGTTGCCCGAGATCGTCTATCACTACCAACTCGGCATCGAGCAGAAGCTCCCCTGGAAGAGCTTGTTCAAGGTCAACGGGTTTTACAGCGACCTCCACAATTTCATCGGCTTGAAGCAGTCGGGGCTGACTCAGGATGAAGGGTATGTGCCGTACAACGTGAACTTTTCCCTGTACAGCTTTTACGGCTTCGAGACGTCGCTGGAAACCGCTTTTATGCAGAACCTTCAGATGAAGCTGAACTATACGCTGAACGTGTCGCGGGATTTTTCCCTCTCCTCCCGGGACGACGTGCAGTATGTCCCGATGCACAAGCTGGTGCTGACCGGCAGATACGACTTCGATTTCGGCCTGACCCCGTTTGTTTCGGTGGTGTACGTCGGCCACTCGGCGGTCTATACGAAGCCGTCGGGAAACACCCAGTTGACGGAGCAGGTTTTCTGGAAGAGATACATGGGCGATTATGCCGTGGCAAACCTGAAAGTGAGCCAGAAGCTGTTCAAGGACAAGGCCACCCTGTACATCGGCGTCGATAATGTCCTGGACAAGGATTATGAGGACACTTACGGGATTCCCCGGGCGGGCAGATACATTTACGGCGGTTTTGAATACCGTTTCAGCCTCTGA
- a CDS encoding fibronectin type III domain-containing protein: MKLRSVIQLLALAAILAGFCLSGCSVAGEDAWRYEPGIPGKVTGFTAKQGDQLVSLSWDTLDNAYTATSYNVYYVAATNTDAITKTNSTKINVTRSQTTISGLTNGVTYYFMVTAQNRYGESEASIQVAETPKPKSPADLTGTWYFHTLVSGPSAKWERGTIVIDDYGAVTFTEFLDSDHYNPADDSSTAVTPPADVNITMQSDKSLALSGSGAWVDFHGIMGSRKNMLLGNWTYSVDGSKAITIFQKKRDTDDYDVWDVSGTGNQNPHYPELAGNGPTRYAYHALNSGASVEWEYSNARVGQQAQFWTPDASLTGAGNLFPDGIGSIKDIIYWDYSTPTYKMTPMWDLMWKVTCFGVQPDGLVKEYDSYAEPSSRKDAKQNVIFTGRMTDDKTVIVGVSTKKEVKTGTITPNQFYLRVLQFNFKPTDQALPTYDLNDLAGTYLFHKIGAVKDSTGASTATWAYGKMQVTSAGVTTFPTYVDSKGATSSADTFTLAYYPDPGSDAHTWTTFANFVSPDTGAADAYSRYYDANGQPYFSVYTWWNLTSSLTPMSTSYYNEHATLSYNQDLVVMTRTDASGHSFIIGLK; this comes from the coding sequence TTGAAACTTCGATCTGTTATACAACTCCTGGCATTGGCGGCCATCCTGGCGGGATTCTGCCTGTCCGGCTGTTCGGTTGCGGGCGAAGACGCCTGGCGCTACGAACCGGGGATACCGGGAAAGGTAACCGGGTTTACGGCAAAGCAGGGGGATCAGCTCGTGTCCCTCTCCTGGGATACCCTCGACAACGCCTACACGGCTACCTCGTACAACGTGTATTACGTGGCGGCGACCAACACCGACGCGATCACCAAGACAAATTCGACCAAAATCAATGTCACCAGAAGCCAAACGACCATTTCGGGGCTTACCAACGGCGTCACCTACTACTTCATGGTGACCGCCCAGAACCGCTACGGGGAAAGCGAGGCATCGATCCAGGTCGCCGAGACCCCGAAACCGAAATCCCCGGCGGACCTGACCGGTACCTGGTATTTCCATACCCTGGTCAGCGGCCCGAGCGCCAAATGGGAGCGGGGCACCATAGTCATTGACGATTACGGCGCCGTAACCTTCACGGAATTCCTGGACAGCGACCACTATAACCCCGCGGACGACAGTTCGACCGCCGTCACCCCGCCGGCCGACGTGAACATCACCATGCAAAGCGACAAGAGCCTGGCATTGTCCGGCTCCGGCGCCTGGGTCGATTTTCACGGCATCATGGGGTCCCGGAAGAACATGCTGCTCGGCAACTGGACCTATTCCGTGGACGGATCGAAGGCCATCACCATCTTCCAGAAGAAACGTGATACCGATGATTACGACGTGTGGGACGTGAGCGGCACCGGCAACCAGAACCCCCACTATCCCGAACTGGCCGGCAACGGCCCGACCCGCTACGCCTACCACGCCCTGAACAGCGGGGCCAGCGTGGAATGGGAATACAGCAACGCCAGGGTCGGGCAACAGGCCCAGTTCTGGACTCCCGACGCATCGCTCACCGGGGCGGGAAACCTCTTCCCCGACGGCATCGGGAGCATCAAGGACATCATTTACTGGGATTACAGCACGCCGACCTACAAAATGACGCCCATGTGGGACCTGATGTGGAAAGTGACCTGCTTCGGGGTGCAGCCGGACGGCCTGGTGAAGGAGTACGACAGTTACGCCGAGCCAAGCAGCAGAAAGGACGCGAAGCAGAATGTGATCTTCACCGGCAGGATGACCGACGACAAGACCGTCATCGTCGGGGTATCCACGAAGAAAGAGGTGAAAACCGGCACGATCACGCCCAACCAGTTCTATCTCCGGGTGTTGCAGTTCAACTTCAAACCCACCGACCAGGCGCTGCCGACCTATGACCTGAACGACCTGGCCGGGACCTACCTGTTCCACAAGATCGGGGCCGTCAAAGACTCCACCGGCGCATCGACGGCAACGTGGGCCTACGGAAAGATGCAGGTTACCAGCGCGGGGGTAACGACGTTCCCTACGTATGTCGACAGCAAGGGGGCAACGTCGAGCGCCGATACGTTTACCCTCGCCTACTATCCCGACCCCGGCAGCGACGCCCACACCTGGACGACCTTCGCCAACTTCGTCTCCCCCGACACCGGCGCCGCGGACGCGTATTCCCGCTATTACGACGCCAACGGGCAGCCGTACTTCTCCGTCTATACCTGGTGGAACCTGACGTCGTCCCTGACGCCCATGAGCACGAGTTATTACAACGAACATGCGACATTGTCCTACAACCAGGATCTGGTCGTGATGACCAGGACCGATGCTTCCGGGCACAGCTTCATTATCGGGTTGAAATGA
- a CDS encoding dockerin type I repeat-containing protein — MRKISFSVCAAALLAVTFLSGGLRPAGAATTLGNLATDYDCYVVSGTQANSNQGGTAYADTTFYPKGGMMISAARDDTVLGTYYSTRTMDTVFSFNTGQDSTNGSNGLTNGINVVSAFDTKYGAGNWAITSVSISLSTNYAAAGVQPNNPDFNTIAAGYFSLNVLGGNPDITTLTWNKLQTLLGTTAVSSAGTFYWPATQDLLNTYVTYQLNVTTDLVNAIKSGKVTFLGLAADSGVGYLFNTNTKGTPPYLVITADAITPAAGPVLSLSTLADKAVTNNPTLNVTGTVTDSGGIQSLTINGASVTVNPDGSFSQAVALVVGDNTITTIATDFAGLQATDIRTITLDQTAPNLTITLPSDNSVTNAASVEITGSVDDAHAVVTASVNGGQTTNAHMVGTSFDVTVSLAPGTNTVTITATDQANNKTTAKRTVIADTAAPSLAVTAPPQDLSTTQASYTICGTVTNAITTPAITIVADGRAYAPTLGDDGGFCQPVTLSANKVNAVVVTATDQGGNTATVQRNIVTYPKGDINGDGKVDISDALKALRVAVDLDTVTPALLLSADVAPLVNGVPAPDGIIDVSDALVILKKVVGTLNW, encoded by the coding sequence GTGAGAAAGATTTCTTTTTCGGTATGTGCCGCGGCTCTGCTTGCGGTGACTTTTCTGTCGGGGGGATTGCGTCCGGCCGGTGCGGCAACCACGCTCGGCAATCTTGCCACGGATTACGACTGTTACGTCGTATCCGGTACGCAAGCCAATTCGAACCAGGGCGGGACCGCCTATGCCGATACCACCTTCTATCCCAAAGGCGGGATGATGATCTCGGCGGCGCGGGACGACACCGTTCTGGGCACCTATTACAGCACGCGCACCATGGATACGGTCTTCAGCTTCAATACGGGCCAGGACTCCACCAACGGCAGCAATGGGCTCACCAACGGCATAAACGTCGTGTCGGCCTTCGATACGAAGTACGGCGCCGGGAATTGGGCCATCACATCGGTCAGCATCAGCCTGAGCACAAACTATGCTGCCGCGGGTGTGCAGCCCAACAATCCCGATTTCAATACGATCGCCGCCGGGTATTTCTCGTTGAACGTGCTCGGCGGCAATCCGGACATCACGACCCTGACGTGGAACAAGCTGCAAACGCTCCTCGGCACGACCGCCGTGTCGTCCGCCGGAACCTTTTACTGGCCCGCGACACAGGACCTCTTGAATACGTATGTCACCTACCAGCTGAACGTTACCACCGATCTGGTCAATGCCATAAAGAGCGGCAAGGTGACGTTTCTGGGCCTGGCGGCGGACAGCGGCGTCGGCTACCTGTTCAATACGAACACGAAAGGGACCCCTCCCTACCTTGTGATCACCGCCGATGCGATCACCCCTGCAGCCGGGCCGGTTCTGTCCCTTTCGACCCTCGCCGATAAGGCGGTAACGAACAATCCGACGCTCAATGTTACCGGCACGGTTACCGATAGTGGCGGAATTCAAAGCCTTACGATTAACGGCGCCAGTGTCACCGTCAATCCCGACGGCAGCTTCAGCCAGGCGGTTGCCCTTGTGGTCGGAGACAACACCATCACCACCATAGCCACCGACTTTGCCGGCCTTCAGGCCACCGACATCAGGACCATAACCCTTGACCAGACGGCCCCAAACCTGACCATCACCCTGCCGTCCGACAACAGTGTCACCAATGCGGCCTCCGTTGAGATCACCGGCAGCGTCGATGACGCCCATGCGGTGGTCACGGCCTCGGTCAACGGCGGGCAGACGACCAACGCCCACATGGTCGGAACCAGTTTCGACGTGACGGTAAGCCTCGCCCCCGGCACGAATACCGTCACGATTACGGCAACCGACCAGGCAAACAACAAGACCACCGCCAAGCGCACCGTCATCGCCGATACCGCAGCCCCGAGCCTGGCCGTGACCGCTCCGCCGCAGGACCTCAGCACGACTCAGGCAAGTTACACTATCTGCGGAACCGTCACCAACGCCATCACCACCCCGGCAATCACCATTGTGGCCGATGGTCGGGCATATGCGCCGACCCTGGGGGACGACGGCGGTTTCTGTCAGCCGGTCACGCTTTCCGCAAACAAGGTCAACGCGGTTGTCGTCACCGCCACGGATCAGGGTGGTAACACCGCCACGGTACAGCGCAATATCGTTACCTACCCCAAGGGTGATATCAACGGCGACGGCAAGGTGGATATAAGCGATGCCCTCAAGGCCCTGCGGGTGGCCGTGGACCTCGATACCGTCACCCCTGCTCTTCTCTTGAGCGCCGATGTGGCCCCTTTGGTCAACGGCGTGCCGGCCCCGGACGGCATCATCGATGTTTCCGATGCGCTGGTGATTTTGAAAAAGGTAGTCGGTACGCTGAACTGGTAG
- a CDS encoding DUF1450 domain-containing protein, protein MKIRFCEHNKGKGKVYRRLKEEFPEFDIKIKDCIKQCSACREMPLATLDKKRISARDGDGLYDKIVAAIREKLPKGGEE, encoded by the coding sequence GTGAAGATCCGCTTCTGCGAGCATAACAAGGGCAAGGGCAAGGTATACCGTCGCCTGAAAGAGGAATTCCCCGAGTTCGACATCAAGATCAAGGATTGCATCAAGCAGTGCTCCGCCTGCCGGGAGATGCCCCTGGCTACGCTGGACAAGAAAAGGATCTCCGCCCGTGACGGCGATGGGCTCTACGACAAGATCGTTGCGGCGATTCGGGAGAAGCTGCCCAAGGGCGGGGAAGAATGA
- a CDS encoding ferritin, whose protein sequence is MISKKMADSLNKHMNLELYSAHIYLSMSSCANEMGLKGAANWFMVQYREEMVHFMKFYTYLVDQGKNVELLSSKAVPNTYKSLLEMMQRTLTHEELITKCINDLSEQAVQEKDHATQIFLQWFVTEQIEEENNDRDLIAKLKLVGDNGHGILMIDADMGQRVFVQPVGAPLAV, encoded by the coding sequence ATGATAAGCAAAAAAATGGCCGACTCGCTCAACAAGCATATGAACCTTGAGCTCTATTCCGCGCATATCTACCTTTCCATGTCTTCCTGCGCCAACGAGATGGGGCTGAAGGGCGCCGCCAACTGGTTCATGGTGCAGTACCGCGAGGAAATGGTCCATTTCATGAAGTTTTACACCTACCTTGTGGACCAGGGGAAGAATGTGGAACTACTCTCCAGCAAGGCTGTGCCGAATACCTACAAATCGCTTTTGGAGATGATGCAGAGGACCCTGACCCATGAGGAGCTCATTACCAAGTGCATCAACGACCTGAGCGAACAGGCCGTGCAGGAGAAGGATCATGCCACCCAGATCTTCCTGCAGTGGTTCGTGACCGAGCAGATCGAGGAGGAGAACAACGACCGGGACCTGATCGCCAAGCTGAAACTGGTGGGCGACAACGGCCACGGGATTCTGATGATCGATGCCGACATGGGGCAGCGGGTGTTTGTGCAGCCTGTCGGCGCTCCGCTTGCGGTGTAG
- the lgt gene encoding prolipoprotein diacylglyceryl transferase translates to MQFPHIDPVFLSIGPLQFRWYGLMYVLAFIATYFILSSEVRRKQHPLTRDDVADLVFYGAMGVVLGGRLGYILFYDLKVYLADPLQVFAVWKGGMSFHGGFLGVVLSFVLFARRKGISFWALIDMAAQCAPVGLGLGRIGNFINGELYGRPTDVPWGMVFPGGGGMPRHPSQLYEAFLEGLLLFFVVRFMSRRSDVTGIPAWTFCAGYGLFRFVVELFRQPDAQIGFFLNFFSMGQLLSLPMFLVGSFMVFRLSRRSA, encoded by the coding sequence ATGCAGTTTCCCCACATCGACCCTGTTTTCCTGAGCATCGGCCCGCTCCAGTTCCGCTGGTACGGGCTGATGTACGTTCTGGCCTTTATTGCCACCTATTTCATCCTCAGTTCCGAGGTGCGCCGCAAACAGCACCCCCTGACCAGGGACGACGTCGCCGACCTGGTGTTTTACGGCGCCATGGGGGTGGTGCTGGGGGGGCGGCTCGGCTATATCCTCTTCTACGACCTGAAGGTGTACCTGGCCGACCCGCTGCAGGTCTTTGCGGTGTGGAAGGGGGGCATGTCCTTCCACGGCGGCTTCCTCGGCGTTGTCCTCTCCTTTGTCCTGTTCGCCCGGCGCAAGGGGATCTCCTTCTGGGCGCTGATCGACATGGCGGCCCAGTGCGCGCCCGTCGGTCTGGGGCTCGGGAGGATCGGCAATTTTATCAACGGGGAGTTGTACGGCAGGCCGACGGACGTCCCCTGGGGCATGGTTTTCCCGGGAGGGGGCGGGATGCCGCGCCATCCCTCCCAGCTCTACGAGGCATTTCTGGAGGGGTTGCTCCTGTTCTTCGTAGTGCGGTTCATGTCCCGCAGGTCCGACGTGACCGGCATCCCGGCCTGGACCTTCTGCGCCGGCTACGGCCTGTTCCGGTTCGTGGTCGAACTGTTCCGCCAGCCCGACGCCCAGATCGGTTTCTTCCTCAACTTCTTCTCCATGGGGCAGCTTCTGAGTCTGCCCATGTTTCTGGTGGGGAGTTTCATGGTGTTCAGGCTCTCCCGCCGGTCCGCCTGA
- the serA gene encoding phosphoglycerate dehydrogenase — translation MKIIVTDEVSAEGLALLTQDPRIQLDVKLGLKKDELLAVIGDYEAIITRSGTTVDKALLDAAVKLKIVARAGVGIDNVDVDYASSKGVIVVNAPFGNTNSAAEHTLALLLSFCRNVTIANASLKSGEWKRAPFTGHELKGRVAGVIGLGKVGGRVATRLKAFECEVLACDPYVSVKRANDLGVKLVSHDEIYKNCDIITVHTPLTEETRDMIGPREFGLMKSGVIILNVARGGIINEQALLDNLTSGKVIGGAVDVWSQEPPASDTLKQLIACNRLVVTPHLGANTFEAQVNVAIDVSREIINYLDDKPMENAVNIPRFDLALMDQMRPFLNLMSVMCDFGIQLVDNNLEKVSFGFAGSIAHYDCSPLAVCGLTALLNRVVDQDVNMVNASLIAEQMGIVVEESKTTQGGAFSNVITLVIEGQGKRRLVSGTLFEGSPRIVRLRDYSMDFTPEEHMLLLNYDDRPGIIGKIGTIMGQYNINIGSMNLGRREKKGEAMVLLSLDSAVPENVLQEIKAATEASFIKALRMRVGACTRSCGCGA, via the coding sequence ATGAAGATTATCGTAACTGATGAAGTATCCGCGGAAGGTCTTGCCCTGTTGACCCAGGACCCGCGCATCCAGTTGGATGTGAAACTTGGGTTGAAGAAAGATGAACTGCTGGCGGTCATCGGCGACTATGAAGCAATCATCACCCGTAGCGGCACCACCGTGGACAAGGCCCTCCTGGACGCGGCCGTCAAGCTGAAGATCGTGGCCCGGGCCGGGGTCGGCATCGACAACGTGGATGTGGACTACGCCAGCTCCAAGGGCGTCATCGTGGTGAATGCGCCCTTCGGCAATACCAACAGCGCCGCGGAGCATACCCTGGCGCTGTTGCTCTCCTTCTGCCGCAACGTCACCATTGCCAATGCCAGCCTGAAATCCGGAGAATGGAAGCGGGCCCCCTTTACCGGCCACGAGTTGAAGGGCAGGGTTGCCGGCGTGATCGGCCTCGGCAAGGTTGGGGGGCGGGTGGCGACCCGGCTCAAGGCCTTCGAATGCGAGGTACTGGCCTGCGACCCCTACGTTTCGGTGAAGCGCGCCAACGACCTGGGGGTCAAGTTGGTATCCCACGACGAAATCTACAAGAATTGCGACATCATCACCGTGCACACACCCCTGACCGAGGAAACCCGCGACATGATCGGCCCTCGGGAATTCGGGCTGATGAAGAGCGGCGTCATCATCCTCAACGTGGCCCGGGGCGGCATCATCAACGAACAGGCACTCCTGGACAATTTGACCTCCGGCAAAGTGATCGGCGGCGCCGTGGACGTCTGGAGCCAGGAACCGCCCGCATCGGACACCCTCAAGCAGCTCATCGCCTGCAACAGGCTGGTGGTGACCCCGCACCTGGGCGCCAACACCTTCGAGGCCCAGGTCAACGTGGCCATCGACGTCTCCCGCGAGATCATCAACTACCTGGACGACAAGCCGATGGAGAACGCCGTCAATATCCCCCGCTTCGACCTGGCCCTCATGGACCAGATGCGGCCGTTCCTCAACCTGATGAGCGTCATGTGCGACTTCGGTATCCAACTGGTGGACAATAACCTGGAAAAGGTCAGCTTCGGCTTTGCCGGCAGTATCGCCCATTACGACTGCTCGCCCCTGGCCGTGTGCGGCCTCACCGCCCTTTTGAACCGTGTGGTGGATCAGGACGTCAACATGGTCAACGCCTCGCTGATCGCCGAGCAGATGGGCATCGTGGTGGAAGAGTCCAAGACGACCCAGGGGGGCGCCTTCTCCAACGTCATTACCCTGGTCATCGAAGGGCAGGGCAAGCGCCGGCTGGTTTCGGGCACGCTCTTCGAAGGCTCCCCCCGCATCGTGCGGCTGCGCGACTATTCCATGGACTTCACCCCGGAAGAGCACATGCTGCTCCTGAACTACGACGACCGCCCCGGCATCATCGGCAAGATCGGCACCATCATGGGGCAGTACAACATCAACATCGGCTCCATGAACCTGGGGCGCCGTGAAAAGAAAGGGGAGGCCATGGTACTGCTTTCCCTCGACTCGGCCGTGCCCGAGAACGTCCTGCAGGAGATCAAGGCGGCCACCGAAGCCTCCTTCATCAAGGCGCTGCGCATGCGCGTCGGAGCCTGCACCCGCAGCTGCGGCTGCGGCGCCTGA
- a CDS encoding tRNA (cytidine(34)-2'-O)-methyltransferase, with product MVDIFIKAKERAVPHNMPFNIVLVEPEIPPNTGNIARLCAATGSVLHLVGQLGFSIDDKHLKRAGLDYWEHVAMRRWDTLEELQASAPRGRFFYLSTKVARSYLEAGFRPGDFLVFGRETRGLPEELLKANPDTCITIPMPAGAVRSLNLSTSAGIVLYEALRQSGGLDHTEREAP from the coding sequence ATGGTTGATATTTTCATCAAAGCCAAGGAACGCGCCGTGCCCCACAACATGCCATTCAACATCGTGCTGGTCGAACCGGAGATCCCTCCCAACACCGGCAACATCGCCCGCCTGTGCGCCGCCACCGGCAGCGTGCTGCACCTGGTGGGGCAACTCGGGTTTTCCATCGACGACAAACACCTGAAACGGGCCGGCCTCGATTACTGGGAACATGTGGCCATGCGCCGCTGGGACACCCTGGAGGAACTCCAGGCAAGCGCACCCCGGGGCCGTTTTTTCTATCTCAGTACCAAGGTTGCCCGCAGCTATCTGGAGGCCGGCTTCCGGCCGGGGGATTTCCTGGTCTTCGGGCGTGAAACCAGGGGGTTGCCCGAAGAGTTGCTCAAGGCCAATCCGGACACCTGCATCACGATCCCCATGCCGGCCGGCGCCGTACGGAGCCTGAACCTGTCCACCTCGGCGGGGATCGTCCTGTACGAGGCCCTGCGCCAGTCAGGCGGGCTCGACCACACGGAACGGGAGGCCCCATGA